In one Pungitius pungitius chromosome 13, fPunPun2.1, whole genome shotgun sequence genomic region, the following are encoded:
- the cog2 gene encoding conserved oligomeric Golgi complex subunit 2: protein MNLPKGPESLCFDKDVFMKDDFDVDQFVSECRKQVQMEEMREDLELYYKLLKTAMVELINKDYADFVNLSTNLVGMDKALNQLSVPLGQLREEVMSLRSCVREVIQAIDNQLAKQEDLQKKKVCVLRLIQVVRSVEKIEKILHSQSSKESSSLETSSPLLAGHILERIATEFNQLQFHAVQSKGMPLLDKVRPRIAGITSMLQQSLEGVLIEGLQTSNVTMVRHCLRTYATIDKTRDVEALVGQVLVKPYMDQVITEEVVKSSPNGLQLMYSRLLEFVPHHCRLLREVTGGAISSDKADTVPGYDFLVNSVWPEMIKGIEERLAYLFNPGNPDIFYDRYSESMEFVWRFERQCSSQASVKRLRVHPSYTSFHNKWNLPVYFQLRYKEIAGSLENAISDGLEAASAGSVYHLQVSEVLWSCLMRCWSDKTYLSPLAHRFWKLTLQLYSRYAKFLDEVLTKTPSPDATKEPARPLPSSASSTSSRTSMDDGGSESGSPASLSTKRLVYIAADIQKLQEQITEVTEMVRQRLEAIGFNNIAIVEDALTDSKNCLSSSVPTLNTRMTQHLTERCCRFLKSASEVPRLYRRTNKETPVRASAYMDNALRPLHQLLMDSTGLVTPSTAQEWLRVALTDYTQRYYETISEVLSSVRKMEESLKRLKQARKGASTTTAAGANGGPTDDSKIRLQLALDVEYLGEQIQKMGLQPRDIPMFSTLMDLVKEARELAEQGQ from the exons ATGAATTTACCGAAGGGACCCGAGTCCTTGTGCTTCGACAAGGATGTTTTTATGAAG gatgaCTTTGACGTTGACCAGTTTGTATCGGAGTGTCGGAAACAGGTccagatggaggagatgagggaggACCTGGAGCTCTACTACAAGCTGCTTAAAACGGCGATGGTGGAGCTCATCAACAAGGACTATGCCGACTTTGTGAACCTCTCCACCAACCTG GTGGGGATGGACAAAGCCCTCAATCAGCTTTCTGTGCCATTGGGGCAGTTGCGAGAGGAGGTTATG AGTCTGCGTTCCTGTGTGAGGGAGGTGATTCAGGCTATAGACAACCAGCTAGCCAAACAGGAagatctgcagaaaaaaaag GTGTGTGTATTAAGGCTCATTCAAGTGGTGCGCTCAGTGGAGAAGATTGAGAAGATCCTCCACTCACAAAGCTCAAAGGAATCCAGCTCTCTAGAAACCAGCAG TCCCTTGTTAGCAGGTCATATCCTGGAGAGGATCGCTACAGAATTCAACCAGCTGCAGTTCCACGCTGTACAGAGCAAAGGCATGCCGCTACTGGACAAAGTCAGACCT CGCATTGCAGGGATCACCTCCATGCTGCAGCAGTCTTTGGAGGGCGTGCTGATCGAGGGTCTGCAAACGTCCAATGTGACCATGGTGCGTCACTGCCTGAGGACGTACGCCACCATAGACAAGACTCGCGATGTTGAGGCCCTGGTTGGACAGGTGCTGGTAAAGCCATACATGGACCAG gtGATAACAGAAGAGGTGGTGAAGTCTAGTCCCAATGGTCTCCAATTGATGTACTCAAGACTGTTGGAGTTTGTTCCTCATCACTGTAGGCTGCTTAGAGAGGTCACTGGAGGAGCCATATCCAG TGACAAAGCTGACACAGTACCCGGGTATGACTTCCTTGTAAACTCGGTGTGGCCAGAGATGATCAAAGGGATAGAGGAGAGGTTGGCCTACCTCTTCAACCCTGGCAACCCTGACATTTTCTACGAT CGTTACAGTGAAAGTATGGAGTTTGTGTGGAGGTTTGAGCGCCAGTGCAGCTCGCAGGCCAGTGTGAAGAGGCTGAGAGTACATCCCTCATACACCAGCTTCCACAACAAATGGAATCTGCCTGTCTACTTTCAACTACG GTACAAGGAAATCGCGGGGAGTCTGGAGAACGCCATCAGTGATGGACTTGAGGCAGCATCCG CCGGCAGCGTATACCACCTGCAGGTATCTGAGGTGCTGTGGTCCTGCCTCATGAGATGTTGGTCAGACAAAACCTACCTATCACCTCTGGCCCATCGCTTCTGGAAGCTCACACTGCAGCTCTACTCAAGATACGCCAAGTTTCTTGACGAG GTGTTGACTAAGACTCCGTCCCCTGACGCGACCAAAGAACCAGCCAGGCCCCTGccgagctccgcctcctccacttCCAGCCGAACGTCCATGGACGATGGCGGCAGTGAGAGCGGGAGTCCTGCTTCGCTGTCCACCAAACGGTTGGTCTACATAGCAGCCGACATCCAAAAGCTGCAAGAGCAG ATAACGGAGGTGACCGAGATGGTCAGACAGCGGCTAGAAGCCATCGGATTCAATAACATTGCTATTGTGGAAG ATGCCCTAACGGACTCCAAGAACTGCTTGTCGAGCAGCGTTCCCACTCTGAACACCAGGATGACCCAGCATCTGACGGAGCGCTGCTGCCGCTTCCTGAAGAGCGCCTCTGAGGTTCCGCGCCTCTACCGCAGGACTAATAAG GAGACGCCAGTGCGTGCCTCCGCCTACATGGACAATGCCCTACGCCCGTTACATCAGCTGCTGATGGACTCAACAGGGCTCGTCACCCCTTCTACAGCGCAAGAGTGGCTGCGAGTTGCACTGACTGACTACACGCAGAG GTATTATGAGACCATCTCAGAGGTGCTGAGCTCAGTGAGAAAGATGGAGGAGAGTCTGAAGCGATTGAAACAAGCCAGAAAAGGTGCAAGTACGACGACCGCGGCCGGAGCAAACGGGGGACCCACGGACGATAGCAAGATCCGACTTCAACTTGCACTGGACGTGGAATACCTCGGGGAACAG ATCCAGAAGATGGGTCTTCAGCCAAGAGACATCCCCATGTTCTCCACTCTGATGGATCTGGTGAAAGAGGCCAGGGAGCTCGCTGAACAGGGCCAGTGA
- the agt gene encoding angiotensinogen: protein MQRPLLALALCCCLAGSRANRVYVHPFNLFAAENVTCESLQAQTPEPLDTRPVAPLVAGVLAADSRDRSEAEAPRRNVTERTVVLAELLNSVGLRMYQAVSGKQPGANTLFSPVSTYGSLVTLLLGASKKTARSFQCLLNLNSHTDREDCVSFVDGHKVLKTLQGINSLVDDGPKDEITTQVWAFARQGAELSQDFIRGTQDFSDTSFIRGVDFSSPREAEALVNSFVNETSDGRVKGVFRDLNSSSDLLFLSSFNFQGNWRRAFQPEKTTLQEFHVDETTTVMAALMTHTGRYPYLDDKVLQCTVVKLSLSKRSYMLLVLPHEGADLHKIESKLLTKVFSRWHQDFQEGLLELSLPKFSMSSETYLRDLLTNMDPEVEAKLLGSRAEFSRLSNAKPFTIDKAINKVLFEMSEEGAELQEKVQEAGVPLKLSINRPFFFSVIEGNSNAILMLGKITNPTL from the exons ATGCAGCGGCCTCTTCTAGCCCTCGCGCTCTGCTGCTGCCTCGCGGGAAGCCGAGCCAACCGCGTCTACGTCCACCCGTTCAACCTCTTCGCCGCGGAGAACGTCACCTGCGAGAGCCTGCAGGCGCAGACCCCCGAGCCCCTGGACACGCGCCCCGTGGCGCCCCTCGTCGCGGGGGTCCTCGCGGCGGACAGCAGGGACCGCTCCGAGGCGGAGGCCCCGAGGCGGAACGTCACCGAGAGGACGGTGGTCCTGGCGGAGCTGTTGAACTCCGTGGGCCTGAGGATGTACCAGGCGGTCAGCGGCAAGCAGCCCGGCGCCAACACCCTGTTCTCTCCGGTCAGCACCTACGGATCCCTCGTCACCCTCCTGCTCGGGGCCTCCAAGAAGACCGCCAGATCCTTCCAG TGCCTTCTGAACCTGAACAGCCACACCGACCGAGAGGACTGCGTGTCCTTCGTGGACGGACACAAGGTTCTCAAGACCCTGCAGGGCATCAACTCTCTGGTGGACGACGGACCCAAGGATGAGATCACCACACAGGTGTGGGCCTTCGCCCGCCAGGGCGCCGAGCTCTCCCAGGACTTCATTCGAGGCACGCAGGACTTCTCCGACACGTCGTTCATCCGCGGGGTGGACTTCTCCAGCCCCCGGGAGGCCGAGGCGCTGGTGAACAGCTTTGTGAACGAGACGTCCGACGGGAGGGTGAAGGGCGTCTTCAGGGACCTGAACTCCAGCAGCGACCTGCTGTTTCTCTCTTCATTCAACTTCCAAG GCAACTGGAGGAGAGCTTTTCAGCCGGAGAAGACCACGCTGCAGGAGTTCCATGTCGATGAAACCACCACAGTGATGGCCGCACTGATGACCCACACGGGTCGGTATCCCTACCTGGACGATAAG GTTCTGCAGTGCACAGTTGTCAAGCTGTCTCTGAGCAAACGGTCCTATATGCTGCTGGTCCTGCCTCACGAAGGCGCCGACCTCCACAAGATTGAATCCAAGCTGCTCACCAAAGTCTTTTCTCGCTGGCACCAGGACTTCCAAGAAGG TCTGTTGGAGCTGTCCCTCCCAAAGTTCTCCATGTCGTCTGAGACCTATCTGCGCGACCTGCTGACCAACATGGATCCGGAAGTCGAGGCCAAGCTGTTGGGCTCCCGTGCTGAGTTCAGCCGACTCAGCAACGCCAAACCTTTCACTATCGACAAG GCCATCAACAAGGTTTTGTTTGAGATGTCCGAGGAAGGCGCAGAACTCCAGGAGAAGGTCCAGGAAGCAGGAGTTCCTTTGAAACTGTCCATCAATCGGCCATTCTTCTTTTCTGTCATAGAGGGAAATTCTAACGCCATCCTCATGCTGGGCAAGATCACAAATCCCACCCTGTGA